The Desulfatiglans anilini DSM 4660 sequence GGCCGAGAGCTTGAGGGTTCCCCCTTCTCCCATGGCCTCCAGACCGTTTCCTACGATATTCAACAAGACCTGCTTCACCTTGTCAGGGTCGCAAAGGATCGTGAGCGGCTCCGCGCCCCCCTCGAGAACGAATCGAAATTTTCCCGGCGGATGCAGGGCGGACATCACTCCTGTGACCTCCTTCAGCAAGCTGTTGATGTCCGTCGGTTTTTTTACCAACCGGTACTGCTTGGTAAAATCCCCCAGGTCTGCGACGAGCCGCTCCAACCGGCCGATCTCTTCAAAGATCAGATCCAGCTTGCGGACCGCCTTTTCGTCGGAGAGCGTCTCGCGGATCTGGCGGGAAAACCCGCCGATGATCATCAAAGGATTCTTGATCTCGTGGGCCACCTGCGCAACCGTCTGCCCGACCGCAGCCAACCGTTCATTCTGAAGAAGCTTTTTCTCCATCTGCCTCTTTTCGGAGATATCGCGGAGGATTGCCGTATAGGTCGGTTCGCTCTCTATCAACTGATAGGAAATCCCCATCTCGACGGGAAAGGATTCGCCTCCTTTTCGAAGGGCCGAGAGGGACAAAGGCCTCCGCAGGTGCTTCGGCCTCTTCGCCGAAAGAAACCGTTTCAGTTCGTGGTAATCTTCCGCCTGCTGCGGGGGAATGAACAGGCCGATTTCTTTTCCGAGCACCTCCCGGCGGCTGTACCCGAAAAGCCGGCAGGCGGCGTCGTTGAAGTGGATGATCCGCTGATCGGCATCAAGGCTGAGGATCGCATCGGTCGCCGTCTCGAGGATGATGCGGAATTTTCTCTGGGATGCCTTGACCCTTCGGACCAACTGGCGGCGTGCGGTTTCATCCCGAGTAATCTGCACAAAATACCGGGAGGCATCGCCCTGGCCGCGCACGGGATAAACGAGGCGGACGATCTCACGCATCCTCTCACGCCGCCTGTCGAACACCCGGTTGACGATCTCGACCCGCTGGTCCGACTTGCGGGCACGCTCCAAATGACAGACATCCGTCCGGCACGCCTGTTCGCTGCAAAACCCCGAAGCGACCTCGTAGCACTTGCGGCCGATCACCTGCTCTTTCGGCAAACGCAAACGTCTCAGGAAGCTCGGATTCGCGTCACGGATCACAAGATCCGCGTCCACCACCATGATCTCTTCCTGAATCCCTTCAAACAAGGTTTTCAGAACCAGATCACTGACCCCGGCGCCCTCCATGTCGGCGGCTTCATCACCGGGAAGGCGCTCCGGCATCTCGGTTGCGGATGAAAAAACTTTATCATTTTCATCACTCATGATGCATCGGCCCCACTCTCGGGCAGTAAAAAACATACCGCCGGCCGAGGATGTCAAACATGGTATCGGTGCCCTCACGAATCCGCTGGTAAAGTTCCTTCATGGTGGCGGCGCGATTCAGGGCCGCCCGATAAACAGATGCATCGTGCAAAACACGGTCGATGGGCAACAGCACTTGATCGAGCGGCCCATACCAATGGAACTGCAGCAGATCCTTCAACTCGAAGACCTTGCGGTACAGATCCCTCAGGATGTCGGTTCGCAGGATGGGGTTCACCTGGTTGATCAGGCAATCCAGAAGGCCGACAAGATAATAGGCCTCCCGCATCCTCCCCTCCTCTCCCCGGAGGCCGCACATCCCCCGGATCGTATATCCCACACCTCCCTTCAGGGTGAAATGGGGCGGCAAATCGCCAACACTGCGGCCCTCCGCGAGATCAGGAAACCCCAGTTCATCCTCCCATCGGTCGGCGACCTCCCGCAGCATCTGGACGAAATGAGACGATTCCCAGTGCGCTTTCCGAAACTCCCACGGCTTGGCGACCAGCGCATTGCGGCGGAGCGGAGCCTTGAGGGGCAATTGTATGAGTTCTCCCATTCCTGTCCTTGTCGGCCCGCTGTGGCCCTCGAACATCCAGGCCCCTGGACGGGCCGCTCGGCCGGCGGCGCCTTGACAGCGTATTGAAACATCCATTGTGCGCAGGCCGTTGAAAACAGCCGGGTGCAAAGCTTTGGAAATTCCGTGGAATGATGCGCCAGGATAAGGGCGCAGCAGTCACGGGATGAGCGCAGCGCAGCTGTCGGACGTTTTTCAACGGTCTGCTAAGGCCGCGGATGATGCTTTTCGTGCACGGCCTTCAGCCGTTCCCGAGTGACATGGGTATAGATCTGGGTGGTCGAGATATCCGCATGCCCCAGCATGATCTGCACCGATCTCAAATCCGCTCCCCCTTCGAGCAGGTGGCTGGCGAAGGAATGACGCAGCACATGGGGAGTGATCTCCTTCTTGATTCCAGCCTGTCGCCCATACTGTTTGATGAGCTTCCAGAAGCCCTGCCGCGACATCCGCCCCCCCCGCATATTGAGGAAGAGATACGGGCTGTTCGGGCCCTTCCGGAGGCTGGGGCGGCCGCCTTGCAGGTAGCCTCGAACAGCCTCGACGGCGCGCACGCCCAAGGGGACGAGCCTTTCCTTGGAGCCCTTGCCCATGGTCCGCAGAAAACCACCCTCGAGGTCCACCAGAAAAGTGCGCAGCTGGATCAACTCTGAGACCCGCAGGCCGGCGGCATAGAGGACCTCGAGCATCGCACGGTCGCGCAGCCCCTTCGGCGAGCGCCCGTCCGGCGCGGCAAGGAGCTTGTCCACTTCGTCAAGGCTCAAGATCTCCGGGAGTTTGCGCCGCATTTTGGGCAGATCCAAGAGCCTTGCCGGATTGCCGGATATCACGCCATGCCGCACCAGATACTTCAGAAAGACCCGGATGGCTGAAACATGGCGGGCGACACTGCGAAAAGAGAGGCCGCGGCCAAGATCGACAAGGTACGCGTTCAGATCATCCTGGGTCAAGCCGCCAAGGTCGAGGCCCCGGCCCCTCAGATACAGGTTGAAACGGCCGAGATCGCGGGCATAAGCCTGAATGGTGTGGTTGGATAGACCCCGCTCGAGCTCCATTTGCATCAGAAACCGGTCAATCCACTGCTCCGCGTCCATACCCGTCACCTTTCGCAGGGGTCCTGATCAAAACTGCCCCAAAAACCGCCTGGTCATCCCTCTTGGATTGCACTCGGTTCCAGGCCGAAAAGATCCTGAATGGCGCCTGACCGGGTCCCTTTCGCCCTCTGCCGTTCAGGGCTCTGCCCCAGCTACCCCCGAAAATCGTAGTAATGCGACTCCGGGGTCAGAATCCTGGCGCCCCCGGCCTCTATCAGCACCATTTCCTCCAGGCGGACACCCCCCTTTCCCGGTAGATAGATCCCCGGTTCGACCGTCACGACCATGCCCTCTTCAAGGGTGACCGGACGCAAGGGGCTGAGCCGGGGGCCCTCGTGGGTGGCCAAACCCACTCCATGGCCCAGGGCATGGCCAAAGAAAGGCCCATAGCCCGCATCGGCGATGATCCGCCGCGCCGCCGCATCGGGAAGATCGCTCCGCACACCCGGCCGGACCTCCTTCAAACCCGCCAGCTGCGCCTCGCGGACGATGGAGTAGACCTTGCGGAATTCCGGCTCGGCCTCGCCGAGAAAAACCGTCCGCGTCATATCCGAGCAATACCCGTTCAGGCGCACGCCCATGTCCAGCACGATCGGTTCGCCCGGCTGCAGCCGCCGGTCGGCAGGGACGGCATGGGGCAACGCGCCGTTCGACCCCGAGGCGACGATCGGCGGGAAAGCGACCCCGTCGGCGCCGGCCTCCGCCGCCATTCCCTCCATCGTCCATGCCACCTTCCGCTCGGTCAGCCCCGGCTTGAGATTTTCGATCAATTCGGTTACGATGGACGCTATCAGTTTGCCGGAAGCTTCCATGGCCGCGATTTCATCTGAATCCTTGACCTCGCGCATGGCCTCGACCAGGCCTCCCAAAGGGGACAGCCCCCCGGATACCTTGCCGTCAAGGGCTTGACTGACCTTATGGTGGAGGCCCCACGTCACCTGGTCCTCTTCGAATCCGAGAAGTCCGGCTCCCATCTCCAGCAGCAGGGACGGGAGAAGGTTGTGAACACCGTTCTTGACCTCGATGATCTCGAAATCGGGCGCTTCGTCCTGCGCCTGCAGGACATATCGGGAGTCGGTCAGGAGCAGGCAGCGGGTCGCGTCGATCAGGAGCGAACCGGAGGATTCGTTGATCTGCGGGTCATCGGCCCTGAAACCCGAGAGGTAACGGCGGTTGTGGGGCTCGGAGATCCAGGCCGCATCGCAAGGGGTCTTTTCACGAAGGCGGCTGCGAAAAATATCCAGGCGTTTTTTGTAAGGGCTGTCAGTCATGGGTGCCTTCAAGGCGCAGGAAGGGTTCGCAGTGGATCTGCACGGTCAAGATTCAAGATAACAAAGAAAAGAGACCAATGCAACGACGGACCTGGAAAGGTCGGAAACCCAAGGCTGAACGTCCTCGTTCCGGACCCGGCGCACGACCTTTGCCCGTATCCGTTTCCGGCCGGCAAAAAAAGACGGACATGCCAGGAATCAGAATTTAACCTTTGAAAGTGCGTCCCAAAGCGAACAAATTAAAGGTTTGAGTGAAACCACCTATCTTGGAAACGATGACACCCTGAGCCAGGACTGAGGCCTTGAAATGCAGGAGTTGAAGATTATTTTGTAAATCCAAGCCTCTGACTCCCATCTGCCCGGAAAGGGGCAGCCAGCAGCATCATTTTCCCCATTTAAGAGCGAGCCTTTTTCCGCATTCGGGAAATCGAGCGTTCGGCTGGAGGCGCCCCTTAAGGCACCCACCAGGCAGAGAGCACCTTGACTCCCGGATCGGCAAAGAAGACCCTTTCCGGATGGGACCGAATCCTAAAACCTTTTCAGCCCTACACGGACTTAACCACTTATGCACGAAGGTCAGATCATCGAATATATCGACCAGGGGAAATTCGTCTGCACGCTGTGTTTACAGGACCGCGGCAGCCGCCTCCATCTCCTGACCGCCTACAACCGCGAAGTCAACCTTTCCCACAAACGGACCCTTCTGGTCTCGAACCGCAGCATCGATCCGTCCCGGCCCCGCGAGGAACTGCTGGATATCCTGAAGCGAACGGAAGAAACCCGCGACAGGCTCAAGCAGGAGATAGACGTCAAATACCTTTGGGAACTGGTCAAAGACGAGGAGGAAAGCTTCAGCCACGGGTATCTGGCGGAGTTGATCTTCGGGGAGGACGTGCGGGACGACCACGTCTCGGCCCTTATGCGCGCCCTCTTCGACGACCACATCTATTTCAAATACAAGGACGGCCGTTTTCTGCCGCAAAGCGAGGAGCGGGTCGAACTGATCATCCGGCAGATGGAGGAGGAGGCGCTGAAGGAAGAGCGCCTTTCCGAGGGCAGTGTCTGGCTGAAGAAAGTCCTTTCAGGGGAACCGGCCGCCCCGCCCGATTGCAGCGGTTTCCTGGTGAATCTTCTCGAGCAGGTGGCGCTTTGGGGTGAGGAGGCGCAGGACCTCAAGTATGCGAAAGAACTGCTCGCCAGGGCCGACATCAGAGACATCCGCCAGGCCCGCAGCATATTGCGGCAAATCGGCATCTGGGAGGAGCACGAAAATCTGGATCTCCTGCGCTCGAGCATCAGGACCGGTTTCAGCGCGGAAGAACTGGCCGCCGCCTCGGAGCTGGCACAGGGGGATTTCGACACCCAAGACCGCGAAGATCTGACCGGCCTCCACACCCTGACCATAGACGGCGCGTCCACTGAGGATTACGACGATGCCCTGAGCCTCGAAAAGGTGGACGGCTTCTACGAGCTGGGCATCCACATCGCCGACGTCGCGGCCATGATCCCCCCGGATACGCTGCTCGATCGGACGGCTGCCGAGAGGGCGTCGTCCCTTTACCTTCCCCGCCGGCAGGTTCCGATGCTGCCTCCCGGCCTCTCACAGGACACCCTGAGCCTCAAAGCGGGATGCGACCGCCCTGCCCTCTCACTGCTCGCGCGGTTCGACGCCGAGGGGAGCCTGGCCGGTTTCACTCTCAAGCCGAGCATCATCCGGGTGAGGGACCAGTTGACCTATGAAAGCGTCAACGCGCAGCTGGAAGGGGACCCCCGCCTGCAGGACCTGCTCCGTCTGAGCCGGCGTTTCCGGGAGGTCCGCCACTCCCAGGGGGCGCTCAACATCTCCCTGCCCGAGGTCGACATCGTCTTCGGCGAGGCAGGAGAGGTCCAGCTCTCGCTCATCGATCAGGACACGCCATCACGCATGATCGTGGCCGAAATCATGATCCTCTACAACTGGCTCACGGCCCGCTTCTGTGTGGAGCACCAGATCCCGACGCTTTTCAGGACCCAGCCGGAGCCGAGCGAGAAGGTTCCCCTGGAAGAGAAAGATTATCTTTTCTACGTCTTTCAGCAGCGCCGCAAACTCGCCCCGCTGCAGATCCAGACCGCGCCCAAGCCGCACTGCGGATTGGGGGTGGACGCCTACATCCAGGCCAGTTCCCCCATCCGAAGGTATCTCGATCTGGTGGTGCAGCGTCAGATCTCGGCATTTCTTCTGGAGCGGGCCTTTCCCTACGACGCCAAAAAGCTGGAAGAAATCCGCCTCTTCACCGATCCGCTGGTCCGGGAGATCGGGAAAATCAAGCGCAACCGCCTCCGCTACTGGATCCTGACCTTCTTCTCGCTCCGCCGCGGGAAAACCTACCGCGCCGTCGTCCTTGACGAACTGAAGAGCAAATACCGCGTCGTCCTGCGGGACACCCAGCTGATCGCCGAGATCAGGAAGGCGGATGGAAAGATCTTCCAAGCGGGCCAGGAGATTCTGGTGACCGTCGGCAAGGCCGACCCCTGGGAGGACATCCTGGAACTCAAAGTGGCCGACAATCAGTGAGCCGGCTGGAGCCTGCCTTGCGCTCAGGGCCTTCCGAACACGCGCTCGAAAATCGTGTCCACATGCTTCAGGTGGTAGTTCAGATCGAAAAGCCCCTCGATCTCCTCCCGTGAAAGGACCTTCAAGATGTCCGGGTCCTCGAGCAGCAGCGATTTGAAATCCTGACCCGTTTCCCAGACCTTCATCGCGTTGCGCTGCACGAGGACATAGGCGGCCTGCCTTTCAAGACCCCTTTCGGCCAACTCGACAAGGACCTGCTGCGAAAAGATGAGCCCTCTCGTCTTGTGCAGATTCTCGAGCATCCGATCCGGATGAACCACCAGCCTGTCGAGGATACCCTTCAGGCGATGGAGCATGTAGTCGATCAGGATCGTGCTGTCCGGGCCGATGACCCGTTCGACGGAGGAATGGCTGATGTCCCTTTCATGCCAAAGCGCCATGCTCTCCAGGGCCGCCAGGGCGTTGGTCCGCACCAGGCGCGCCAAACCGGAGATGTTTTCACAACCGATCGGATTCTTCTTATGGGGCATCGCCGAGGAGCCCTTCTGCCCCTTCGCGAACGGCTCCTCGGCCTCCAGCACCTCGGTCCGCTGAAGGTGGCGGATCTCCACCGCGATCTTCTCGAGCGTCCCGGCCAAAACCGCGAGCGCCGTAAAGTACTGGGCATGCCGGTCCCGCTGGACGATCTGGGTGGAGACCTCGGCCGGCTCGAGGCCGAGCAGTCGACAGGCCCTGGCCTCGACGGACGGCGAAACGTTGGCGAAGGTTCCCACCGCCCCGGAGAACTTCCCGCAGGAAATCACCTTGCGGGCCTGTTCCAGGCGCAGCCGGTTCCGCCGCATCTCCGTGTACCACACACAGAGCTTCAGCCCGAAGGTGATCGGCTCGGCGTGAACCCCGTGGGAGCGCCCGATCATGACGGTCTGCTTATGCTCGCGGGCCCGCCGCTCGATGACCACAGCCAGTTCGTCGACCCCGGCAAGGATGCGATCCATGGCCTCGCGCAGGAGCAGGGCCAGGCTGGTGTCGAGGACATCCGACGAAGTCAGGCCCAGATGGATGAAGCGTGAATCAGGCCCGACGTGCTCGGCCACGTTCGTCAAGAAGGCGATCACGTCGTGCCGGGTCTCCTCTTCGATCTCGAGGATGCGCTGCACGGAGAACCCCGCCTTGCGGCGGATGGTTTCGAGGGCCTCACGCGGGACGATCCCCTCGTCGCTCATGGCCTCACAGGCGGCCAGCTCGACATCCAGCCACTTCGCGTAACGATTCTCGTCCTCCCAGATGCGCCCCATCTCAGGGCGGGTATACCGGCTGATCATGGTGTCGTTCCTCCCCTGTCCAAATTTTCCTTCATGCGGGTTTCATCAATCATCGGCGGGCCAGCCATCCAGCGGACACGCGGCGCAGTTCGGCCGTTTGCCGCAGCTGGTCTTGGCCGTCCGCACGATGAGGGCATGAAACTCATTGTAAAGTGCGGCATCCTGCGGCAGATGGTCCATGAAGCAGGACTGCGTCTCGTCATAGGTCGCCTCCTCGGAAATCAGCCCGTGCCTCCCAAGGATCCGGTGCGTGTAGGCATCCACCACGAAAACAGGCCGTCCGGCCGCGTAAAGCAGGATGCTGTCTGCGGTTTCAGGTCCGACCCCCTTGATGCCCAGCAGCGCCTCCCGAAGCGCCGGGGTCTCCTCGCCGAAAAGCACATCCAGGTCGCCCGCGGCGCGCTGCACGATGAACTCCGCAAGGTTCTTCAGCCGCCGCGCCTTGATATTGTAGTAACCTGCGGGCCGGATCACCTGCGCCAGTTCCTCGAAAGGGACCCGGCAGAGCGCCCCCGCGTCGATCAGCCTCCTCGACTTCAACCCCTCGATGGCCTTTTCGACATTCCGCCAACTCGTGTTCTGCGTCAACACGGCCCCGACCATCATCTCCAGGGGCCCCTCAGCGGGCCACCAGTGCTGAGGCCCGAAGGATTCGGACATCTTCTCGTACATCCGCATCAGGATCGCTTCCATATCCAAATTCCCCGAACCTCCTCGGAGCATTGCTTTCTGGTCAAGCGACTCCAGCCGCCGCGGCCGGCGTCCCCAAAAACGCTGCATCTCAGAAAGCCTGGAAAAATTCTCCTTAAAACGCGTTGGGCCCGCTGGCCGGCCAATCCGGAGCCGCTCGCCAGCATCTTGACAGTCGGGTGAAGATACCGTATTTTAAATGGTTATGTCAACGTCGCCAGGGGACGCCTTTTCCGGCATGCCCCTTACAGCTCACAGGCTTGTAAACACAGCGCCCGGCCATGACGGCCCTTTTTTACGCGAACCCTCGTAAACGTTTTTGCACACAGGATCCGAATTCATGCCGATCGCCCAGCATCTGAACACCACACGCAACATCGGGATCATCGCCCACATCGACGCCGGCAAAACGACCGTGACCGAACGGGTGCTTTTCTACACAGGCCGCCTCCACAAGATGGGGGAGGTCCACGACGGCGAAGCCACCATGGACTGGATGCTCGAGGAGAGGGAGCGCGGCATCACCATCACCTCCGCGGTCACCTCCTGTCTCTGGCACAGCCACACCATCAATGTCATCGACACCCCCGGCCACGTGGATTTTACGGTCGAAGTCGAGCGGGCCCTCCGGGTGCTCGACGGCGCCATCGGCGTATTCTGCGCCGTCGGCGGCGTGGAGCCGCAGTCCGAGACCGTCTGGCATCAGGCCGACCGCTACAAGGTCCCGAAGATCGCCTTCGTGAACAAGATGGACCGGGTCGGAGCCGACTTCAACCGCGTCGTCCGCATGGTTCGAGAGCGGTTGGGCGCCGCCCCGCTCGTGCTGCAAATGCCCTGGGGTGCAGAAGACCGCTTTCGGGGCATCATCGACCTGGTGCGGATGAAATCTGTCATTTGGGAGAACGAAGGCCTCGGAGCGCAATACATTGAAGGCCCCATCCCGCCGGAGCTCGAGGAGGAGGCGCGGGCTCGGCATGAAGAACTGCTGGAGACGCTGGCGGACAAAGACGACGCCGTCATGGAAAAGTACCTGGCCGAGGAGGAGATCCCCGAGGCCGACCTCAAGCAGGCCATCCGCAAGGCTACGATCCAGTTGCAGCTCGTCCCCGTTTTCTGCGGCGCGGCCCTGCGAAACAAAGGCATTCAGCTTCTGCTCGACGGCATCGTCGATTTTCTGCCCTCCCCGCTCGACATCCCGCCGGTCGAAGGCATCGTCCCGGCCACCGGGGAGACTATTCAGTGCCCGCCCAAAGCGAAGGCGCCTGTGTGCGCTCTGCTCTTCAAGGTCATGATGGACCAGGGCCGCAAGATGAGCTACCTTCGGATCTATTCGGGGACGCTCTCGGCAGGCGACACGGTTTTCAACTCGACCCGGAACACCCGTGAAAAGGTCGCCCGCCTGCTCCGGATGCATGCCAACAAGCGCGAGCGGATCGACAGCGCGTCGGCCGGGGACATCGTCGCTGCAATGGGACTCAAGCTGTCGACCACCGGCGACACCCTCTGCGGCGAAAACCACCCTGTGCTGCTCGAATCCATCCGCTTCAACACCCCGGTCATCAGCATCGCCATCGAGCCCAAGAGGGTCCAGGATCAGGACCGGGTGATGGACGGCCTCGCCAAACTGGCCGACGAAGACCCCACGTTCCGCTACCATGTCGATGAAGAAACAGGCCAGACGATCGTCTCGGGCATGGGCGAGCTGCACCTCGAGATCATCCTCGGAAGGCTCAAACGGGAGTTCCTGGCCGAGACGAACCAGGGCAAGCCGCAGGTGGTGTACCGGGAGACCATCACCGAGACCCTCACCCACCGGGAGGTCTTCCACCGCGAACTGGCCGGCCAGGCGTATTACGCGGGCGTCACCCTCGAGATCTCGCCGCTGCCCCGCGGGACCGGGAACCGCTTCGTGGACCGGTGCGATCACCCGGGCTTGACCGACGTCTTCCTGGAGGCGATCCGGCAGGGCGTCGCCGAGGCAGAGGAAAGCGGGGTTCTGATGGGTTATCCGGTCATCGATGTGCAGACGGCAGTCCTCGAAATCGAAATCAAGGAAAACGTCTCGGATGCCATGGCCTTCAAGGTCGCCGCGTCCATGGCCTTCCGTAACGCCTGCAGCCAGGCGGGCCCGCTCAAGCTCGAGCCGATCATGAAGGTGGAAATCCTTGTGCCGGATGAATTTGTGGGAGAGGTCATCAGCGATCTGAACACCCGTCAGGGAAGGATCGAACAGATTCTGAGCGAGGGGGCCGTCCAGGTGTTGACCGCACGCGCACCTCTTTCGAGGATGTTCGGCTATTCAACGGCCTTACGGTCGGTGTCGCAGGGGCGGGCCAACTTCACCATGCAGTTCAGCCACTACGACAAGGCCTGACCAGCCAAGCCGACCGGAGGGGAAAAGCAGGGCCCCTTGCGGGCTAGACCGGCTGAAAACGGGGTTTGCGCTTTTCCAGAAAGGCCCCTACGCCTTCATGACCGTTCGGATGGTCTCCGCATCGGGCAAGCATTTCGCGTTCACGCTCCAGCTGAAGCTCGAAAGGGTTGCCGAAAGACTCGAGCAGAAGCTGCTTCGACGCTGCAAACGAACTCGAAGAACGGGACAGGATATCCTCCATGACCTCCAGCGCACGGGCGACGCTTCGCCCCTGCTCCACGACCTCGGTGACCAGCCCCCATTCCAGGGCCTTGGCGGCATCGATCGGCGCATCGAACGTGACGACCTCCATGGCCCTCGCCAGGCCCACGATGCGTGGCAGGGTGAAGGTCCCGCCGCCGTCCAGACTCAGGCCGTTGCTCGTGTAGGCCTGCCGCAGCACCGCGGATCGGTCCATGATACGGAAATCGCAGGCCAGCGCGAGCGAGAACCCGCCGCCTGCAGCCAGTCCGTTCAGTGCGGCGATCACGGGTTTGGGCATCCGCCGCATCTCGAGGATCGCCTGGTGAAAGCGGGCCGCCAGTTCGTGGAAGGCGGCGCCGTACCGTCCATTGTACCCGGCGATCCAACGCAGGTCCCCTCCGGCGCAGAAGGCCTTTCCATGACCGGTGACGATGAGCCCGCGGACGTCTTCCCTGCCGGCCAGTGCGACCAGTTCGTCTGCGAGGCGTTGAACCATGGGCAGGTCGAAGGCGTTATAGGCCTTCGGGCGGTTCAACTCCAGAATACCGACGCCGTTTTGCACCTCCAGCATCACATCAGCCGCTGATGTCCCCATAGATTCGGAATGTGCGTCTTCATTCACGATTCCCGTCTCCTTCCTCAAACATAGACTCGTTTCCATCCGGAAATGGTCATTTTTGCCAATCTCGGCGTTAATCTGGACGTTTGCTTGTGCGGCGACCTACAGGTCGCCTCAGCACAAACGCTTGATTTCCTTGATATTGGCGAAAAATCCTCATTTCCGGACTGGAAACTGGGTTGTACCGGGAAATCATTTCCGGATGGGGAGTAGCCTCATACCGCAGAAGCGAGCACATCCGCGGCATTCCCTCCGGTAATCCGCTGCAGGGCCTCATCCGAAAGCCCGGCCGCCTTCATCTCCGCCAGATATCGGGGTGGTTTCAGCAGGGGGTAATCGCTGCCGAGCAGGATCCGATCGTAGCCGATGATCTCCCCGGCGATCCGGTAGATGGCCGGCTCATACAGATAAGGCGAGGCCGCCGTGTCGAACCAGACGTTGGCCAACCGCTCCCGGACCTCCTTTTTCATGAGGGCGTAGAAAAAGATCCCCCCGCCCCAGTGCGCCAGAACGATTCGGTTTTCCGGATAGGCCGCGAGGAAGGCATAAACCTCCGCCAGGGTCATCGGCGCCTTTCCGGGATAGGAGTGGCCGACAGGCTCGTTGACGTGCATAAGCAGCGGGGCGTCGTGTACACGGCAGATCTCCATAACCTCCGACAAACCGTGGGTCACCGCCCTGGTCAGACCTCCTCCGTAGACGGCCAGTTCGCCGATCCCCCTCAGCCCGGCGGCAAGACACCTCTCCGCCTCGCGGGCCGCCCCCGGGGCCGTCGGAGAAAAGCAAGCGAAGCCGATCAAACGGTCTGGATAACGCTCTACGGCCTCCATGATGTAATCATTGTGGGCCTTGTAAAACGCTTCCCTTTCCCAGGGAAATCCGAAGACCACCGATTTCCGGATCCCTCCTTCATCCATGGCCTGGATGATCTCTTCGGCCCCGACCAGCCTGGCGTTCGGTGATGCGTAAAGGGTTCGAAATCCATCCTCGCCTTCGAAAAGCGGGGTCCGGTCCCGCGCGAACTCCGGAGGAAACAGATGTGTATGGAAATCGATCATGGTTCCAGCAGCGGTTTGAGCGCCCTCCGCAGGGCCTCGGGGTTGTAGCCGACCACCTTGTCCCGGATCCTGCCGTTCCGGTCGATGACGAACATCGTCGGGATCGCCGGGTTGTCTTCCGTGAAATAGGCCTCGATCACCCGGTCGTTGTAGCGGACGATCGGGTAGTTGATCTTGTGTTTTTCGCTGAAAGCCTTGAGATAGGCGTCCTTGAACTGGCGCTTGTCGTCCACGGAAACGCCCAGGATCACCAGACCGTCCTCCTGGTGGTCCCGCTGCAACTTCACGAGTTCAGGGATCGAAATACGGCACGGAGGGCACCAGGTCGCCCAAAAATCCAGGAGCACGATCTTGCCGCGGTACTGCTCCAGAGTCACCTCTTTTCCATTTAGATCCGGCAGAGAAAAAGAGGGCGCCGCGATATCCGCCCCGGCTTCGGATTGAAACGGAACACCGAGCAGGCAAAGCACCAGTATACCCAGCAGCACCCTGAACGTTTCGACCTTTTTCAACATGAATCCCCCTTTTTAACGGGCCTGATCCTGGCCCCCAGTCTGTTTCGGTCATTTGCCATGCCAGGCGGCCTTCGGGGACACCCGCCAGACACATGAAGCATCGCTCAATCGCGTTATTTTAGGCATCCCGCTTCCATAAAGCAACCTTTCAAGAACATCTCGAAGGGCTCGCGGCCCTGCCTCAACCGCGCCGAAAGCGTCCCCGGCC is a genomic window containing:
- a CDS encoding peroxiredoxin family protein, whose product is MLKKVETFRVLLGILVLCLLGVPFQSEAGADIAAPSFSLPDLNGKEVTLEQYRGKIVLLDFWATWCPPCRISIPELVKLQRDHQEDGLVILGVSVDDKRQFKDAYLKAFSEKHKINYPIVRYNDRVIEAYFTEDNPAIPTMFVIDRNGRIRDKVVGYNPEALRRALKPLLEP